Part of the Armatimonadia bacterium genome is shown below.
CTCCACGCGTGGCTATACATTACCCACATCTAGGAGATGGGGGGCGAAGAGGAGGGCGCCCAGGACGATGTCGTGCAGGCGGTTCATCCCGCGCCAGAGCGTCTTGGCTCCCGGTTCGCCATCGCCCTTGCGAGCCAAAAAGCCACCCAGTTGCGCTACCCAACGGGTCACTTCCCGCAGCGTCGGCGTCTCCTTCGGTGGCGCTTGCCCGTGGTGCAGCGCGCAGTAGGCCGCTTGCCACTCGATGTCCAGAAACGCAACCGTCGCCGGCTGGTCGCCGCCTTCGCGGGCCGAGTAGGTGATCCACAGCAGCCGCCAGGCCACCACACAGCACAGGCCCAGGAAGGCCCGCAGCCGCTCCAGCGTCCGCAACTGGCTGTC
Proteins encoded:
- a CDS encoding IS4 family transposase, whose protein sequence is DSQLRTLERLRAFLGLCCVVAWRLLWITYSAREGGDQPATVAFLDIEWQAAYCALHHGQAPPKETPTLREVTRWVAQLGGFLARKGDGEPGAKTLWRGMNRLHDIVLGALLFAPHLLDVGNV